ACTTGCCAGAGATATTTTGCTCTGTCTAAGTTAGCGTGAGGTAGTAAAAATTAATGTTGGATGCTGAAACAGAAAAATGGTTCGAACCCCAAGGCAACAtttataggaaaaataaaattgattaaaatGTTGCCTCGACTCCCTCACCAAACATTTcaattataaatgaaatatcagTAAGAAAAGAACAGCAAAAACTGCAAATGTGAGGACACAAAGAGGTTCTGCAAAGAGGTTATGAAGTTACAAAGGCACAGAGAGGGTGGGCGTAGAAAAGTTAGTTGAAAATATTTATATCACATTCAAACTTGCATTCAGCTGTATGTCTGGGTCTGGCTGCCACGTTACATAAGCACTGCTCTCAGAATTAGACTATTCTTATTGTACTGAAAGTCAGTGCATAGGCTAGGGTTATTGGAATAATTTAGTCTTAACATAGCTGTTGTAACTAATGCAGTACacatttttagatattttgcCATTATTGTCTTATTTGATCCTTTTTTTGCCTTCACACTCTCCCATTTCTCAATCTATTTCTGTAAAAGCCTTTCTACATCTGTGGCTGGCAGTGTCCACTTTGGCCCATTTTGTAgctgtttattacagaatttTATCAGTTCTCATCTCATTACTGTCAGTCACTTGTCTTGAGGGCAATTCAGGGCAACattctttttccattttatcCCCTGGCTCAGTTTTCCTCTAGAGCTGTTTGATATGTTTCATCTGCACACTACATATTGGCAATACTCCTACACACTAAAGCATCATAGCATGAGATCtgaagtgttgtgtgtatgagaaCTCACTGCATCTCTTTCTTAAACCATCGACCTAACTGCCATTTTCCGTAAAAGCTCGACACAGGCATCTGTAAGTGAGTGGCTTTGTCCTTTTTCTGAAGTGAGCAGCCATTTTATCTCTTCCGGCAGAGAGAACTCACATACTGAACTGTAAAGCTATCTGGAGCAGGTAGCAAGAAGAATATGTAGAATTATATCATAATGCAAGAACATCTCACAGCATCTTTTATAGCTTGGCAGTAGTACATTATATGAAATGACACTAATTTGCAAAATCATCTATGTCATAGACTGTTTGCTGTTACGCAAAATGTTCTCATTTTTCCCAAATGTAAAATGCTTttagaggaataaaaataagcatttcCAGCATCCCAATTTCCTTGGAATCAGTATACCTACTGATAGCATTTCATATAAAGACATTTCTGCTGTttaacatatacagtacatgaggtgtgcatatatatatatatatatatatatatatatatatatatatatatatatatatatatatatatatatatatatatatatatatatatatatatataattaaactgCTCAGTGTATTATCTGATATTAATTGTACAATCTGATATTAACTGTCTGAATACTTTAAAAAAACCTCCCCTATGCATGGAATATACCTATTCATTTTAGGATATGCAAACACTCAAGGGTGTCAGATGATTTTTCTGGCCCCTCTGATTACCAAGTCCATTAAAATTGTAGGTCATTCGGTAAGCAGGAGTTAGGGGGAAAGCACTCTCACTCCCACACCTATAATGCATGGCTGCTAAAGCTTTTATCTAAGTGGCTCATCCTCCACAGTCCATATCTTCCCAGTGAAAAAGCTGTTAAGTGTGGAATGTGTTGCTCATGACTGTGCCAGACCACACACAATGAGaaacagagggtgagggagaaAGGAAGTAAAAAATAGTAAGTTCTGCAGTAGTTTGGCAAGGCTAGGTGTCTCACTTGAATTAGCTACAGCTAATCTGCCCACAATACAAGCATGGGAAAAAAAGGACATATCTGTGAGCCATTTACACTAATTAATGTTTTAGTACTTGGCTATCATTGCTTCTATTACAATCACTGGATATTGCTGGAGTTGGGCAATTAAGCTTTTACGAGATGAATACATAAAGCGTCTTGTCAATGGTAATTAAAACTGACTTGAACAGACACAAGTCAGACACCATTTTTTCATCTAAACCTACGGTATGAGTTTGGTTTTACTTTTCTGTGTAGAATCTAAACGCACAGAACTCAGTGTTAAGGGCTTTATTTGTACTGATTGGAGGGATGTGAGTTCTAATCCCAGCACTCTTacccctcaactgctcagtcaCTGCACTGATTGTAAGTAACTTTTGTTAAAAGCATCAGCCAATTGAGCAAatgtaaaattaatataaatgtgtatattaaGTTCCTACTCTTAGTCATATAAACCCAATCACTGTATCTACTCATGCTATATTACAGGGTAGCTACTCACACATGGAGGAAAGTGATAATAGTTGGCTTACACATACAAGTCCACAGATACCCATGACTGGTCAGTGCTGCTCTTTATCACTCTCATCCAGAGAGCATAGACAATTTTCTTTCTTGAATGCCAAGCTGTAGATATGGTTTCTATGCTTTTCTGTGCTAGATGCTTTGATAGTTATGTGCAGCTGTGTCACTGTGGGTGGATAACATAAATTACTAACCCGGGCCTACTAAGGGGGTCCTCTAGGGGCCTGGATGAAACATTCCTTGTTAGATTTAGCTGAAATGCATCATGGAGGGCCTGTATCTTAGTGAGCAGCATGTTATGGCAAGCAAATAAGTACCTATTTCTGTTGTCTGATTACTTGAACTTGATGGTTTCAGGAATCTACTAATAAGGTGTTCAATGCTCACCCAGTCTCACAAATGCACATGGAACACAGGTGGATGTAAAGACTATAACGGGCTATAATGACACAAGGCATTTAAAGAAAAAGGTACAACAGAATTTGTCATAACTTCTGAGTTGCTTTATGAAATGCGTTCTGTGAATACACACCACCAAAATGGCTTCAATTATTTCAACTTTACAGCCAAAAGCCAAAATCTTTGTTCATATTGGACAGACATTTTATAACACTGGATGACTACATATTATTCTCCAGCAGAATGCCAGCTCGCTTGTAATGGGCTTTTCTATTCCCTGTCACGATTAGCACATTATACTAATGAGCCTATTACCTTAATGATGCTCCATTTAGAACTGcaagaagaacacacacacacacacacacaattttcacAATTCTTTATTGGTATTTCAAAGTAGgcattgaaaaataaaataaaataatacctGTGTTCATTACAATGTTATATTAAATGTCTCCTTATGGTTAAACACAACgtcaaagaaatacagaaaataacTTTTGAAAAAGTCTTATTCACTGTAGATTTTAAATGACATTCCTTAGATATAATCATAGTATAATAAAATAGTTAATTGTTAGTTTTAGATTAATCTTGAGCAAAACTGCAAAGAAGAAAGCAATGAGCCAAAGCTGTAGCATAATACAGAACTAAAATACCTCTGGATATATATTGTATATCGCTATGGGATTTACTGCACTCTGACCAAAACATGAAGATGCTTTTAATACTACCACTAGGAGCTGCAATAGTGCGCTAACAGTCTCAGGGAAAAGGGGCTAAACTACCACACTTCTTCATGCCAAGCTCTCAGAGAAAGTTCTCAGCTCTCACCTGATCTTAGGCCTATACCTGACATAAACTTAGATCACAATTTTGCCTAATATcaatacacattttttaaaaaatagacaGCTATAAATAAAGGTGCACAGCAAAATCCACAGTGTTGCATTATATCATAGTCCTCCATACTGAGTTATTCTATCTGAATGCAAATGAGAAATGTAAGAGTTCATTCATAAAtcaaatgttaatgttaaattcCTACACTGTGGGTGTTAACACTGGGGACCTTGCTGAGCAGACTGTAGGGAAATACTCTTAAAATATGTACCAGGAAGTATGAGGAAGAAGTCTACGTTGAAGTGTTTGAATTAGTCCTTATTTCAGCTCTAACATACAGGAATCCCTGCTATATCTATCCTCAATTCAAGCATGAAGTCATACCTGACTTTTGGCAACAAATATACCATCCAGCATGTCGCCTACTCCTAATCATATATTACAGTTTGGTCCACATCATCCATCAACGCTGGCGATCCAGATGACAATTTTATAGCAGGCAATCCTTGTTCTAGAGGTGGGAGTCTATTTATTCACATGGATGAAAGAAGGAGATCTATACAGTcctcacacacagggacacTATCTTATAAACCGTTATAAATCTATTGGCCTTGAAGCACGCGTCTATTGTTTCCACCGGGCTCCTCCCTCCTGAAGCTGAAGAAGACTTAGCACTGTTCATGCGTATAGAGGCGATTCTGTATCCCCCCGTGTAATATAATTATACGAAAACACGGGATGTATTTACAGAGTCAAATCATTGGGATGGCACCGCATTAATCAAGACACCGCGACGGATTCCAACAGGTGATCGCCACGCGTCTGGCTTGTATGTCTCGTATTATCCGTGTACTCTTTCTCTGGGATGCTTGCACCGCCGGTGGCTTCTTTATCCGATATTTTCGCGTTCAGATCGCTTTTCTGTACCGCCGTTGGTCTCTCCATTACGCAGTGCCTGATCGCCGGCTTCCCTCGCACGGCTTTGGGGCGGCCGCTGTCGCGTTCGTACTCCTCCTGCGCTTTCTGCATTTTGCGCTTCCTCAGCTTGCTCTTGTGCAAGTGAAAGGTGGCGAGGGAGACCAGGATAGTGCCGGCGATCATCGCCACAAGCACTAAGAGCACCATCGTGGAGGAAAACGAACGGAAGAGCGGATCGGTGGGGTCGGCGCA
The window above is part of the Hemibagrus wyckioides isolate EC202008001 linkage group LG17, SWU_Hwy_1.0, whole genome shotgun sequence genome. Proteins encoded here:
- the si:dkey-35i13.1 gene encoding uncharacterized protein C11orf87 homolog — encoded protein: MSAGSSESLVLSIPPCNANGTARTNGTCADPTDPLFRSFSSTMVLLVLVAMIAGTILVSLATFHLHKSKLRKRKMQKAQEEYERDSGRPKAVRGKPAIRHCVMERPTAVQKSDLNAKISDKEATGGASIPEKEYTDNTRHTSQTRGDHLLESVAVS